The following DNA comes from Clupea harengus chromosome 9, Ch_v2.0.2, whole genome shotgun sequence.
acaaagaCTTGCCAACTCACCATTCTCCCTGCATGTAGCTCTGCCAAAAAACATTCTGTTAAGTCActagtctttcttttctttcttttaagaaAAGTGTTTATTTGAACTCAAAAGTATGGAGTATTCTGTAAACTTAATGCCATATCAAATATCAGTGGCTTGTTTTGTACGTATTTGTGTTGAACCAATAAAGTGGGCATCGTCATTCACGAACTTCAATGAAATGTGCACATTAACTGACAATTGATTATCAACTTACCAAATATCATGTTAAATTTCCTCTTGGAATACTATGGCAGCCAATATTTATTAGTGTTTATAAAAAAATCAACTGTGTAAGCAGAATATCAGAAATACAATCTTTTCATCAAATAGGAGTACATTTTCAATGTTGAAATGTAAGACTAAAAAGTAATAATTTCTTCATTCAAGCTGAAATAAAGGACAAAGAAAATATCCATTCCAGGCAGAATTCTTCATCATACTATGGTTCCATGTTTCCAATTCTTCATCGTACTATGGCTCAATGTGGTTTGTAACTGGTGCTGGACATCTACAGATAGGCAACTTTGCTGTGGATAGACGGATACCTGACAGGCTGCAGAGACGGCTGCCTGGATGGTTGCATGGATGACTGGCTAGACTGCTGAAATGAGGGCTGTCTGGAGAACTGCACGGGGTGCTGTTTGGGGTACTGCACAGACGGCTGTCTGGAGAACTGCATGGAGGGCTGTGTTGAGAACTGCACGGGGGGCTGTCTGGAGTACTCCACAGAGGGCTGTCTGGAGTACTGCACGGAGGGCTGCTGGGACGGGTAGCTGTACATGGACTGTTGCCTGGGGACTAGTGCCGCGGGCAGCAGTGGCTGCGGTGTGTAGGACATAGGGGGCCCGCTCCATTGGTACTGGGGCTTCCGAGGGTCCTCGTCGTCGCGCGGCGCGCTGGTACACAGAAACACGCAGCCGCCGGCAAACAGAAAGGCCCCCGCCACCCAGCCGATGTAGAGCGCCTCGCCGAGCTCGCGGCGCTGCGCGTCGAGCAGAAGCGGGTTGTAGAAGTCGCGGATGATGGCGTGACCCGTCCACGAGACGGGGATGATGCAGCAGATGCCTGAGCAGATCACCATGGAGCCGGCGACGATGAGCACCATGCGCTTGGCGCTGTCGTTGTCACGGATGCAGCCCGTACACTGCATGCCCATGATGCTGACGAGGAGGCCCAGGCCGCCCAGCGCAACTGCGCAGCACATGAGCCCGCGGGCCGCCTGGAGGTCGGGGGACAGCGCCAGCAGCGAGTCGTACACCTTGCATTGCATGCGGATATCTGCCTGCCGAAAGCAGTTCATCCACAGACCCTCGTAGCGCGACTCCATGACGATGATGTTCTCGCCAATAAAGGCCGTCACGCGCCACTGCGGCATGCCCGTGCTGGCCCCGCAGCCGATGAGGCCGATGAGCGTCAGGCACAGTGCCCCGATCTCCAGCCCCCCGTTGGCCATTCTCTCgctccgtctctcctctcctcctttgtaACTCTGAGCAGTCTATGTTGGGAAAAGCCCACCAGCCCTGAGCTCTGTTGTGAGAACCACAGACCTAATGTATACTCCAGGTCTTTGTTACTCTCCTCTCCCAGTCGCTGGATGTCCTCCTCTGGAGTTTGGCGACAGGTggtccttccccctctcttctctgtctggcTCTGGGTTGTCGCTCCTTGGGCAGCCCCTGGGTGCTcgctaacctgtgtgtgtggggggggggacgctaAGGACTACCGTCAGCTGTGTCTGAGGCAGTGAGGCAGCAGCTTTCCCGTAGGAAGGTTTTGTATCCCTGTGGAACGTGTGCACCTGCTCCAGgagcctcctcctccctcctcctcatcacgtTCAGGCCAGCAATGGGAAATGAGTGGAAGGGGAGGGATCTGTGGTCTGTTGCTATGATATTGAATCCCTCagacctctatctctctctctctctctctctctcactctctctctctgtgcctcctctTTGTACACCAGTCCTGGGAGGCGAACTAAGCCACAGCCATTGTTTATTCACAagtctccattttctctcacacactacctGTTCCCTTGGGGGATTCAGGGCCACTAAAATGGAAGATTTTTAAAAGCAAAACAACCCATCCTGAGCATTATTGATGTGTAGAAAATATGTAACTTTGGGCAGTAAAATTTCTTAATCGCACTTTGAGGTGCCGCAAATCAAATGTGTGAAGAGTCAAATGAAAGAATGTGATGAAAGAATACATCATCATAGCATAGCCATGTGATGAGCTAATAGCAGATGACAGTTGTGAGCTTTCATGACCAGTTATTTCTAATCATATAAAAGTATAATGTCATCAGTATCAGTAACTGATGAGAGTCCCCAGTATGGTTCATTCGATGAGAGCTTTTCAGCATACAAAATAGGGCGCTAATGCCTAATAATAGCAATATGGCACTGTTCTATCACCGCAATATAAATGTCATGATGACTAGTGACATAACATAGCATGTCATGAATTACTTACCTTTGCAGTAGTTCTTTGCATTCATTCTAGGAATCAAGCCTTAGTGTAAGTATGGTACCAACTCCAAAGTACCAGGAAGCCTAATCATTCTGTGACCAAAAGTCCCACAAGAGACAAAGTAAATAACATGAGAGACACCtgacatattgtgtgttttgtggtgtaTTTTGTTCTGACATATTTAAATAAGTTACCATGACAGACCAGAGTGGATGTAGGTCTAATAAATAACAAAGGCACGGGTAAGTGTCCTTAGAGTTTTAGAACTCAGCTCCAAACTTCAAATTTGTGTAAATAAGTATTTGCTTCCTTTTGAGTCTCTCTTTACTGCTACATAGTGGGTTAACAGGACTGTACAAAGTCATGTTTTTAACCATGGTGGTAGCTAGTCCTCTTTTCTCTTGGTGCATTATACTTTacttacatgttttttttttttttaaacctttatTTACCATCTTTGTACTTTGTAAAAattgtgtgttactgtgtaaaAGTGTTTTGAGGGGCATCATTTATTCAGTTAGTTATTGGTATCTATGATCCTGTGCTACAGCAATGAATGATTCTCTGTTTGAAGAATACTTTTGAATTTAGGCAGAGATATTTGTTTATTCTGGTTCTATGGTAAACAGAGACTCTCTCCATATTGTTGACACATTCCTGCACGTACTGTCTGTAAAATCAATAAGTGACGAATACCCAAGGAGACATTAGAAGCTTAacaaattcatttattttttgtttctaTTAATTTGAACTGGTCTGTAACATTATTCCGTTGCTTATATGATTCCTTTCATTAAATCTACATTCATTATATCAAACAGATCAAAGATTTCTTGGAAGCCATTTTTTCATCTGTCCTGGTGTACTTCCTGAAGCAGGTGTGTCTACCAGCTAGGCTGCTTCTCATACCTTTCCAGTGACAATTCTAAATGGATTATTTTCACTCAGACAGGATGACGACGAAAAGCCATGAACAGGTCCAACAGGTTCAGCCTCCGCTCAGGTAAGGGGTTTAGCCTACAGTAAGCAACCTTAAGGTTATGCATCAATTAGTCACCACACTGAAACTTTTTCAAATCTTTTCACTTTATGTTGATTTGAGATCCACATGGACCAGTGCCTAAAATACAATGTACAAAAATgcgaaaacaaaacaaatctaaactATATACATGCAAATTTGGTCAAAATTGCAATGCAGTGCCTCAAGTCGTCATGGCGAAGGAGGGGTAGTCAGTGTAAACACAGGCTTACTTCGACAGGCTGCAGTGGTCATACTCATCAACATAATATcaccaaacacaagcacaagtcaCAACTAAGACATTGAAAGTCCTGTGCAAAGTTAATTTACCCTAACAAGGCCTCAACATGTGAAATCACAACAGGGAAACAACAAAGCAGAGAGTATGATATGAACGTATAACGCTGATTGGCTTACCGAGATACGTTAAATTGCTACACACAAAAACCTAAAGGAAAACAGGGTCCACTGCTTTGTTTTAATGCCATTTCTCCCCTGTTCTCTCACTGCAGTCTGGCTTCACTGCAAGCTGTCACACACCCTGCCACAGTCACAATCCATCACAGTCACCCTCTGTCACCCTCTTCTCAggtgtactgcactggtgtgtaTACCATAGATCCCTGTGGAGGAGCAGAGTAGGCAGGCTGGTAGGCAGGCTGGTAGGCAGGCTGGTAGCCAGGCTGGTAGTATCCGGGCGGGTATTGGGAGTAAGGCTGGTAGGTGTATGGCTGCTGGGCCCTGTAGATCACCTGGTTGGGATTCTCCTCCTCATTTGTGCGGGGCGCGTGGCGGCACAGGAGGATCACCCCGGCCGTGAAGAGGAGCGCCGAGGTCACCCAGCCGATGTAGAGCGCCTCTCCGAGCTCGCGGCGCTGGGCGTCGATCAGCAGCGGGTTGTAGAAGTCCTGGATGATGACGTGGCCGGTCCACgagacggggatgatggtggtgacGCAGCCCAAGAGGTACAGGCAGCCGCCGCTCACCAGCACGATGTGTTTGGTGCGCGGCCGCGAGTCCACCAGCCGGGTGCAGCGCATGCCCACGGCGGACACCACGAAGGCGAAGCAGGTCAGCGCCACGGAGCTGCACATCAGGCCCCGGGCCGCCTGGAGGTCGGGCGGCAGGAAGAGCAGCGAGTCGTATACCTTGCATTGCATGCGGATGTTGGCCTGCCGGTAGCAGTTCATCCAGAGGCCCTCCCAGCGTGTCTCCATGACGATGATGTTCTCCTCGATGAAGGCCGTCACCTTCCACATGGGCAGGCCCGTGACGGCCGCCACGCCGATCAGGCCCACAAAGCCGATGACCAGAGACACCACGTCGCAGCAAATCGCATCGCTGcgttccttcttctccttcgcCACCTGGTCGTCATAGATGCTTTCGTTCACTGACTTGCCGGCTTTCTCGTCGTACGCACCAGTGTAAGCACTGTCCCGGTACGACTTGCTGTACGTCCGGTCCATGTAGGATTTATCCACGTAGGACTGAGGGGCAGAGTAAGCCATGATGGCTTGGAGTTAGGGGACAGGAGACCAGCCAAGATGAGTGAGTGTTCACCTCTGCCTTGCTCTGGGTGCCTGTCTCTATGGGCTGCTCAAAGAGAAATGAGCCCAAAGGATTAGGACAAGGGTTTTTACACCCCAAGAAAATATGTTAATGATGCAATGCCATCCGACTGGTTTGGTTGCCTTCCACGCATCTCATAAACCAAAGACAGGGAAACTAGCAATACTGGCTCTCTCCAAACAAacagaagtttaaaaaaaaatggacacaGTCACCTACAGTGACGTGTATGGTTGTAAGGGAATGTAAAATACTGGCAGTCAGTCATGAGATCATGGGGACCAATAAGCCCCAAACTCCTCTATGTTCTAAACAATTGATATG
Coding sequences within:
- the cldn8.1 gene encoding claudin-8 produces the protein MANGGLEIGALCLTLIGLIGCGASTGMPQWRVTAFIGENIIVMESRYEGLWMNCFRQADIRMQCKVYDSLLALSPDLQAARGLMCCAVALGGLGLLVSIMGMQCTGCIRDNDSAKRMVLIVAGSMVICSGICCIIPVSWTGHAIIRDFYNPLLLDAQRRELGEALYIGWVAGAFLFAGGCVFLCTSAPRDDEDPRKPQYQWSGPPMSYTPQPLLPAALVPRQQSMYSYPSQQPSVQYSRQPSVEYSRQPPVQFSTQPSMQFSRQPSVQYPKQHPVQFSRQPSFQQSSQSSMQPSRQPSLQPVRYPSIHSKVAYL
- the cldn8.2 gene encoding claudin-8, translated to MAYSAPQSYVDKSYMDRTYSKSYRDSAYTGAYDEKAGKSVNESIYDDQVAKEKKERSDAICCDVVSLVIGFVGLIGVAAVTGLPMWKVTAFIEENIIVMETRWEGLWMNCYRQANIRMQCKVYDSLLFLPPDLQAARGLMCSSVALTCFAFVVSAVGMRCTRLVDSRPRTKHIVLVSGGCLYLLGCVTTIIPVSWTGHVIIQDFYNPLLIDAQRRELGEALYIGWVTSALLFTAGVILLCRHAPRTNEEENPNQVIYRAQQPYTYQPYSQYPPGYYQPGYQPAYQPAYQPAYSAPPQGSMVYTPVQYT